One genomic window of Struthio camelus isolate bStrCam1 chromosome 1, bStrCam1.hap1, whole genome shotgun sequence includes the following:
- the PFKFB3 gene encoding 6-phosphofructo-2-kinase/fructose-2,6-bisphosphatase 3 isoform X5: MPMELTQSRIQKIWLPNDNRPALPRRSCGPQLANSPTVIVMVGLPARGKTYISKKLTRYLNWIGVPTKVFNVGEYRREAVKHYSSYDFFRPDNEEAMKVRRQCALAALRDVKLYLTEEAGQIAVFDATNTTRERRGMILNFAKENGFKVFFIESVCNDPTVVATNVMEVKLSSPDYRDCNSTDAMEDFMKRINCYQASYQPLDPDDYDRELSLIKVIDVGRRFLVNRVQDHIQSRIVYYLMNIHVQPRTIYLCRHGESDFNLKGKIGGDSGLSNRGKKFALALNKFVEEQNLKDLKVWTSQLKRTIQTAEALQLPYEQWKALNEIDAGVCEELTYEEIKEQHPEEFALRDQDKYYYRYPSGESYQDLVQRLEPVIMELERQENVLVICHQAVMRCLLAYFLDKSADEMPYLKCPLHTVLKLTPVAYGCRVESISLNVEAVNTHRERSENMSNSQKPS; the protein is encoded by the exons atgcccATGGAGCTGACGCAAAGCCGCATCCAGAAGATTTGGCTTCCCAATGACAAccggccggctctgccccgccgct CCTGCGGGCCACAGCTTGCCAATTCACCCACTGTGATAGTGATGGTTGGCCTCCCGGCCCGTGGGAAGACCTACATCTCCAAGAAGCTGACTCGCTACCTCAACTGGATCGGTGTCCCCACAAAAG ttttCAACGTGGGAGAGTATCGCCGCGAGGCAGTGAAGCATTACAGCTCCTACGACTTCTTCCGCCCCGACAACGAGGAGGCCATGAAAGTCAGGAG GCAATGCGCCCTAGCCGCCTTGCGGGACGTCAAGCTGTACCTGACGGAGGAGGCTGGCCAGATTGCG gtttttgatGCCACCAATACAACAAGAGAGAGGCGAGGGATGATCTTAAACTTTGCCAAAGAAAATGGATTCAAG gTGTTCTTCATTGAGTCCGTCTGCAACGATCCCACTGTTGTAGCTACCAACGTTATG GAAGTGAAGTTGTCCAGCCCTGATTACCGGGACTGTAATTCGACCGACGCCATGGAGGACTTTATGAAGAGAATCAATTGTTACCAGGCCAGCTACCAGCCACTTGACCCGGATGACTATGATCG AGAGCTTTCTCTCATCAAAGTCATCGATGTTGGCCGGCGGTTCCTGGTCAACAGGgttcaggatcacatccagagcAGGATCGTTTACTACCTAATGAACATCCACGTCCAGCCCCGCACAATTTATCTCTGTCGTCATGGCGAGAGTGATTTCAACCTCAAGGGGAAGATTGGAGGCGACTCAGGGCTTTCTAACAGGGGCAAGAAG TTTGCATTGGCACTGAACAAGTTTGTTGAGGAGCAGAACCTGAAGGACCTCAAAGTCTGGACCAGCCAACTAAAGAGGACAATACAAACGGCAGAAGCTCTCCAGCTGCCCTACGAGCAGTGGAAGGCACTCAATGAAATAGATGCT GGTGTGTGCGAAGAATTGACGTATGAAGAGATCAAGGAGCAGCATCCGGAGGAATTTGCTTTACGTGATCAGGATAAATACTATTACCGCTATCCTTCTGGGGAG TCCTACCAAGATCTAGTGCAGCGTCTAGAGCCGGTCATCATGGAGCTGGAGAGACAAGAAAACGTCCTTGTGATCTGTCACCAGGCTGTCATGCGCTGTCTCCTGGCTTACTTCCTGGACAAgagtgcag atGAAATGCCCTACCTGAAATGTCCCCTTCACACAGTGTTGAAGCTGACCCCGGTAGCCTATG GCTGCCGGGTGGAGTCCATCTCCCTGAATGTTGAAGCTGTGAACACCCACAGGGAACGGTCAGAG